In Ipomoea triloba cultivar NCNSP0323 chromosome 7, ASM357664v1, a single genomic region encodes these proteins:
- the LOC116026235 gene encoding transcription factor MYB12-like, translating into MGRTPCCEKVGLKRGRWTAEEDQILTDYIHANGEGSWRSLPKNAGLLRCGKSCRLRWINYLRSDLKRGKFSPQEEEIIIKSHAILGNRFKLFRLHKIFI; encoded by the exons ATGGGAAGAACACCTTGCTGTGAGAAGGTAGGTCTGAAGAGGGGGAGATGGACGGCTGAGGAAGATCAGATCCTCACCGACTACATTCACGCCAATGGCGAAGGCTCCTGGAGATCGCTACCGAAGAATGCAG GTTTATTGAGATGCGGAAAGAGTTGTCGGCTACGATGGATCAATTATCTGAGATCCGATTTGAAGAGAGGCAAGTTCTCTCCCCAAGAGGAGGAAATCATCATCAAATCGCATGCAATTCTGGGTAACAG GTTCAAACTCTTCCGTCTTCACAAGATATTTATATGA